In one Zobellia galactanivorans genomic region, the following are encoded:
- a CDS encoding hydroxymethylglutaryl-CoA reductase, degradative translates to MNHYHYLYRPKPKAMTQPIEGFSKLTKEQKIDWLTTHYTTDPEAAKALLKRYWNVAEDVQQLHDEFIENTITNYYLPLGIAPNFLINNKLYAIPMAIEESSVVAAASKAAKFWLDKGGFKTQVLGTEKIGQVHFMYHGNKERLTAFFEQVRPKLLSDASAITKNMEKRGGGINKIELRDKTEALDHYYQLHCTFETLDAMGANFINSCLEQFAKTLKAEAQSFPLFSEEEKAIEIVMSILSNYVPDCLVRAEVSCPVDELKGGSSESSRQFAEKMVQAVNIAKVEPHRAVTHNKGIMNGIDAVVLATGNDFRAVEAGIHAYASKDGPYTSLTHAAIENGTFKFWIELPLALGTIGGLTSLHPLVKLAMEILGKPSAQELMQIVAVAGLAQNFAAVRSLVTTGIQEGHMKMHLLNILNQLGATEDEKKTLTHHFKKHSATHNAVVEAFEKLRSTK, encoded by the coding sequence ATAAACCATTATCATTATCTTTACCGACCGAAACCAAAAGCTATGACCCAGCCCATAGAGGGATTCTCAAAACTGACGAAAGAGCAAAAAATAGATTGGCTAACGACCCATTACACAACAGACCCGGAAGCGGCAAAAGCACTGCTTAAAAGGTACTGGAATGTTGCCGAGGACGTTCAGCAATTGCACGACGAATTTATAGAAAACACCATTACCAACTACTACCTTCCCCTTGGTATCGCCCCCAATTTTCTGATCAACAACAAGCTTTACGCCATTCCGATGGCCATAGAAGAAAGTTCGGTTGTAGCGGCAGCTAGCAAGGCGGCCAAATTCTGGCTCGACAAGGGCGGGTTTAAAACCCAGGTTCTAGGAACGGAGAAAATTGGACAGGTACACTTTATGTACCACGGCAATAAGGAGCGGCTTACCGCTTTCTTTGAGCAGGTACGCCCAAAGCTTCTTTCCGATGCTTCGGCCATTACCAAGAACATGGAAAAAAGGGGCGGCGGCATCAACAAGATCGAGCTACGTGACAAAACCGAAGCCCTCGACCACTATTATCAGTTGCACTGCACCTTTGAGACCCTCGATGCCATGGGGGCCAACTTCATCAATTCTTGCCTAGAGCAGTTTGCCAAGACCTTGAAGGCCGAAGCCCAATCCTTCCCTCTTTTTTCGGAGGAAGAAAAAGCGATTGAAATTGTGATGAGCATCTTATCGAACTATGTCCCCGATTGTTTGGTACGTGCGGAAGTAAGCTGCCCGGTAGACGAATTGAAAGGCGGAAGCAGCGAATCGTCACGGCAATTTGCCGAAAAAATGGTGCAGGCCGTCAATATTGCCAAGGTAGAACCCCATAGGGCCGTGACCCACAACAAGGGTATTATGAACGGTATAGATGCCGTTGTTCTTGCCACAGGCAACGATTTTAGGGCCGTTGAAGCGGGCATACACGCCTACGCCTCAAAAGACGGACCATACACAAGCCTTACCCATGCCGCCATCGAAAACGGAACCTTCAAATTCTGGATCGAACTGCCCCTGGCACTCGGTACCATTGGCGGACTCACAAGCCTTCACCCATTGGTAAAATTGGCCATGGAAATATTAGGAAAACCATCGGCCCAAGAGTTGATGCAGATCGTGGCCGTTGCGGGCCTAGCGCAAAATTTTGCGGCAGTACGCTCTTTGGTCACCACCGGTATTCAAGAAGGCCATATGAAAATGCACCTATTGAACATCTTGAACCAGCTAGGGGCCACAGAAGATGAAAAGAAAACCTTGACCCACCATTTTAAAAAACACTCGGCCACACACAATGCAGTAGTAGAGGCCTTTGAAAAGCTGAGGAGCACCAAATGA
- a CDS encoding GYDIA family GHMP kinase: MTKEFYSNGKLLLTGEYAILDGAWGLAVPTKFGQSLKISPNTTRELSWKSLDEKGNPWFKTTLDIDKVMNPKNRPSDESVDGVLIGLLQEANQLNPDFLSGSQGFKVETRLDFPRDWGLGSSSTLINNIAQWAKVDAFQLLWNAFSGSGYDIACAQNNSPILYQVKEKKATVKPVEFNPKFTDRLFFVHLDKKQNSREGISQYRKMEFDSLRLTESVTRLTQEVLKCEDLATFETLMERHEALLSRTLQTPTIKQQLFRDYPGTVKSLGAWGGDFVLVSGNQNTPEYFKKKGYPTTLTYAQMVL, from the coding sequence ATGACAAAAGAGTTCTACAGTAACGGAAAACTGCTTTTAACCGGCGAATATGCCATACTTGACGGCGCATGGGGACTGGCCGTGCCCACAAAATTCGGACAGAGCCTAAAAATCAGTCCGAACACCACCCGTGAACTTTCATGGAAGAGTCTCGATGAAAAGGGAAACCCTTGGTTCAAAACCACCTTGGACATCGACAAAGTAATGAACCCTAAAAACAGACCATCTGACGAATCGGTAGATGGGGTATTGATCGGGCTTTTGCAGGAAGCAAATCAACTGAACCCTGATTTTCTTTCAGGAAGCCAAGGGTTTAAAGTAGAGACCCGACTGGATTTCCCAAGGGATTGGGGACTCGGTTCTTCGTCTACCCTAATCAACAACATAGCCCAATGGGCCAAAGTGGATGCCTTTCAACTGTTGTGGAATGCTTTTTCAGGAAGTGGATATGACATTGCCTGTGCCCAAAACAACAGTCCGATCCTCTACCAAGTAAAAGAAAAAAAAGCTACGGTGAAGCCCGTTGAATTCAATCCGAAATTTACCGACCGCCTTTTTTTCGTGCATTTGGATAAAAAACAGAACAGCCGCGAGGGGATCTCCCAATACCGAAAGATGGAATTCGACTCCCTTAGGCTGACCGAGAGCGTGACACGACTCACCCAAGAAGTATTGAAGTGCGAAGACTTAGCCACTTTTGAGACCCTTATGGAGCGCCATGAAGCCCTATTATCACGAACACTTCAGACACCAACGATCAAACAACAACTTTTTCGCGACTATCCCGGAACCGTAAAAAGCTTAGGGGCATGGGGCGGTGACTTTGTTCTCGTATCGGGAAACCAAAACACTCCCGAATACTTCAAGAAAAAAGGATATCCTACGACCTTGACTTACGCCCAAATGGTTTTGTAA
- a CDS encoding peptidylprolyl isomerase produces MAILENIRKRTTVLILIIGLALFAFVISGVFTNGDVSGGKVGSSIAEINGEEISIDAFRQKVDVASRRSANPSTMQTVNQVYEQEVRNAILGQQFEELGVDIEQDQILNYIGTIPSYSQSPQFQNESGVFDQNKFRNFIAELKTNNPEQYNLWLQDEQAIIQSAKQQTYFNLIRAGIGATLKEGEFDYKLANDKMDIKYVRIPFTSIADSTIAVSKSEIQSYINEHKKDFRQEPARDIQFVYFQEKPSVEDENAVKEEIAKLIEDAVEYNEQTDKTDTIAGFRTTNDIAAFLDRNSDIKFDTIYKSKRELPAKFADTLMSLKVGDLYGPYRDGDYFKVSRMVGRKPNGSVKASHILITYEGADRANPDITRTKEEAEAEAKRLLAEARKKDAKFVELARDNSDGPSAPNGGDLGYFQEGRMVPEFNDFAFQNSVGTIGMVETSFGFHVIKIDDKQDIVQIATLAREIEPSEETTSKLFTDATKFEMNSIESDKAFGDLAKENKYVVRPVNKVKATDENLPGLGEQRSIVQWAFNEETQIGDIKRFDLVGGYAVVQLTKTYDEGLMSVEDASAIVLPKIRKERKAEQIIAANKGKSIDDLAKDNNVSVSTATALTVKSPTIPGAGSEPAVVGTAFAMKEGTTSGLIEGNTGVYMLTVTKRTEAPKLDNYSTYANAVKSSREARVSTAVYQALKDAAEVEDNRAVFY; encoded by the coding sequence ATGGCAATTTTAGAAAACATACGAAAACGGACAACCGTTCTAATACTGATTATTGGCTTGGCCCTTTTCGCATTTGTAATTTCCGGGGTGTTTACCAATGGAGATGTTAGCGGGGGAAAAGTAGGCTCTAGTATAGCTGAAATCAATGGAGAGGAAATTTCAATTGACGCATTCCGTCAAAAAGTGGATGTCGCTTCCCGAAGGTCGGCGAATCCTTCTACCATGCAAACAGTGAACCAAGTTTACGAACAAGAGGTTCGCAATGCCATTTTAGGGCAACAGTTCGAAGAGTTGGGCGTTGATATCGAGCAAGATCAAATCTTGAATTATATCGGTACCATTCCTTCTTATTCACAGAGCCCTCAATTTCAAAACGAGAGCGGTGTGTTCGACCAGAACAAGTTCAGGAACTTTATTGCGGAACTTAAGACAAACAATCCCGAACAATACAATTTGTGGTTGCAAGATGAGCAGGCCATTATTCAGAGCGCCAAACAACAAACATATTTTAACCTTATCAGGGCAGGGATAGGGGCAACCTTGAAAGAAGGGGAGTTCGATTATAAGTTGGCCAACGATAAGATGGATATCAAATATGTCCGTATTCCGTTTACTAGCATTGCCGATAGTACCATCGCGGTGTCAAAAAGTGAAATCCAATCGTATATCAACGAACATAAGAAAGATTTTAGGCAAGAGCCCGCTAGGGATATTCAGTTTGTCTATTTTCAGGAAAAGCCTTCTGTCGAAGACGAGAATGCGGTAAAAGAGGAAATAGCCAAGTTGATCGAAGATGCCGTAGAATACAATGAGCAGACCGATAAGACCGATACCATTGCCGGTTTTAGGACTACCAATGATATAGCCGCTTTCTTAGACCGTAATTCCGATATCAAATTCGATACGATCTATAAATCGAAAAGGGAATTGCCCGCCAAATTTGCCGATACCTTGATGAGTTTAAAGGTTGGCGATCTTTATGGTCCGTATAGGGATGGCGATTACTTCAAGGTTTCCAGAATGGTGGGAAGAAAACCTAATGGGTCGGTAAAGGCCAGCCACATTCTTATTACATACGAAGGGGCGGATCGTGCCAATCCTGATATTACCCGTACCAAAGAGGAAGCTGAGGCTGAAGCCAAGCGTTTGCTTGCGGAAGCCCGAAAGAAAGATGCCAAATTTGTTGAGTTGGCCCGCGATAACTCTGATGGTCCTTCAGCGCCCAACGGTGGCGATCTTGGATATTTCCAAGAAGGAAGAATGGTGCCTGAGTTTAATGATTTCGCCTTTCAGAACAGCGTAGGAACCATTGGTATGGTAGAAACCAGCTTTGGTTTTCACGTGATAAAAATCGACGATAAGCAAGATATTGTTCAGATAGCTACCTTGGCCCGTGAAATCGAGCCATCTGAAGAAACGACCAGCAAATTGTTTACCGATGCTACCAAATTTGAAATGAATTCAATAGAGTCCGATAAGGCTTTTGGTGATTTGGCAAAGGAAAACAAATACGTTGTTCGCCCAGTGAACAAGGTCAAGGCTACCGATGAAAACTTGCCAGGTCTTGGTGAGCAAAGAAGTATCGTACAATGGGCCTTTAATGAAGAAACCCAAATTGGTGATATCAAGCGTTTTGATTTGGTAGGTGGATACGCCGTGGTGCAATTGACCAAGACATACGACGAAGGTTTGATGTCGGTAGAGGATGCATCGGCAATCGTACTGCCTAAAATCAGAAAAGAAAGAAAAGCCGAGCAAATTATCGCCGCTAATAAAGGCAAGTCTATCGATGATTTGGCCAAGGACAACAATGTGAGCGTTTCAACGGCTACCGCTTTGACCGTAAAGTCACCGACTATTCCAGGTGCAGGTTCGGAACCGGCAGTTGTAGGTACCGCCTTTGCCATGAAAGAAGGAACTACTTCAGGTTTGATAGAGGGCAATACCGGGGTTTATATGTTGACCGTGACCAAAAGGACCGAAGCGCCTAAATTGGACAACTATAGTACATATGCGAATGCTGTAAAGTCTTCTCGTGAAGCTAGGGTAAGTACAGCGGTTTATCAAGCCTTGAAAGATGCTGCCGAAGTTGAGGATAACCGAGCGGTTTTCTATTAA
- a CDS encoding hemolysin family protein produces the protein MEASIFIIVLSLIFSAFFSGMEIAFISANKIHIEIEKKQEGFLAKVLTRLTKKPSKFIATMLIGNNIALVIYGLFMGDLLMLWFKGMVPSGSEFLNLLLGDFSLVTQTVISTLVILFTAEFLPKVLFQIYANKLLKFLAIPAYFFYVVFSVISEFVIWISDAILKAFFKTDGDEVQLAFSKIELGDYITEQMETVEEEDEVDSEIQIFQNALEFAAVKAREVMVPRTEIMAVELHETPKNLAKLFTDTGYSKILVYKDTIDNIIGYVHSYELFKKPKTIKSILLPVEFVPETMLIQDILNVLTKKRKSIAVVLDEYGGTSGIVTVEDIVEELFGEIEDEHDTTDLIEEQLEDGSYKFSARLEVDYINEVYRLELPKSEEYETLGGLIVNETGEIPEKDSEIRVENFLFKIIEVSNTKIDLVSMQIVEKE, from the coding sequence TTGGAGGCTTCCATTTTTATTATCGTTTTATCGCTGATATTTTCGGCCTTCTTTTCGGGCATGGAAATTGCATTTATTTCCGCCAACAAAATTCATATTGAAATAGAAAAAAAGCAAGAGGGCTTTTTGGCTAAAGTGCTCACGCGTTTGACCAAAAAACCATCGAAATTTATTGCCACCATGCTTATCGGCAATAATATCGCCTTGGTCATATACGGACTGTTCATGGGCGATTTGCTTATGCTTTGGTTTAAGGGCATGGTGCCTTCGGGCAGTGAGTTCCTCAATCTCTTGTTGGGCGACTTTAGTTTGGTCACCCAAACGGTGATATCTACCTTGGTCATTCTTTTTACCGCGGAGTTTCTTCCTAAGGTGCTCTTTCAGATCTATGCCAATAAGTTGTTGAAATTTTTGGCCATACCGGCCTATTTTTTCTATGTGGTATTCTCGGTAATCTCCGAATTTGTAATTTGGATTTCCGATGCTATACTCAAGGCTTTTTTCAAGACAGATGGCGATGAAGTCCAGTTGGCCTTTAGTAAGATTGAACTTGGTGATTATATTACCGAACAGATGGAAACCGTTGAGGAGGAAGATGAAGTGGATTCGGAGATTCAGATCTTTCAGAACGCCCTTGAGTTTGCCGCTGTCAAGGCGCGTGAGGTTATGGTGCCCAGAACCGAGATAATGGCCGTAGAGCTTCATGAGACCCCTAAGAACCTTGCCAAGCTCTTTACCGATACCGGATATTCGAAAATCTTGGTCTATAAAGATACCATCGATAATATCATCGGCTATGTGCATTCCTATGAACTCTTTAAAAAACCAAAGACCATAAAGAGCATTTTGTTACCGGTGGAATTTGTGCCCGAAACCATGCTTATACAAGATATTTTGAACGTTTTGACCAAAAAACGCAAGAGTATAGCTGTCGTTTTGGATGAATACGGAGGTACCTCGGGTATTGTAACCGTTGAAGATATTGTTGAGGAACTTTTTGGGGAAATAGAAGACGAACACGATACTACCGATCTTATTGAGGAGCAACTCGAGGATGGAAGTTATAAATTTTCGGCCCGGCTTGAGGTCGATTACATTAACGAGGTGTATCGGTTGGAACTTCCAAAAAGTGAAGAGTATGAGACACTTGGTGGTTTGATCGTCAATGAGACCGGGGAAATACCCGAAAAAGATTCTGAAATACGGGTCGAAAATTTTTTATTTAAAATAATTGAGGTTTCAAATACTAAAATCGATTTGGTATCCATGCAAATCGTTGAAAAAGAATAG
- the lptC gene encoding LPS export ABC transporter periplasmic protein LptC, which yields MISSYGYNLKSIAMVCTMAILFFSCQDNYKRSGEEKVPLVYPMGIAENFTATYTEAREMLESEDSTSTRVIAVLTSPLNEDYNNLKFPHRIFPKGLLVNYYNEEGQKSIIKADYGIIYSATNVIDLQGNVVIESHDGKKLETPQLYWDQDDNWIFTQEKFKFTNPEDGTIMDGEGMDFNRDLSFFIAHKTYGLMTIKEESDD from the coding sequence ATGATTTCATCTTACGGATATAATCTTAAAAGTATTGCCATGGTTTGTACCATGGCAATACTTTTTTTTTCTTGTCAGGACAACTATAAAAGGTCTGGGGAAGAAAAGGTGCCTTTGGTATACCCCATGGGTATAGCCGAGAATTTTACGGCTACCTATACCGAGGCAAGGGAGATGCTAGAGAGTGAAGACTCTACTTCTACTAGGGTCATAGCGGTATTGACCAGTCCGCTAAACGAAGATTATAACAATCTTAAGTTTCCCCATCGCATCTTTCCAAAGGGGCTATTGGTCAATTATTATAATGAAGAAGGGCAGAAGAGCATTATTAAGGCCGATTACGGCATTATTTATTCTGCTACAAATGTGATAGATTTACAGGGAAATGTGGTTATAGAAAGCCATGATGGTAAAAAGCTTGAGACCCCTCAGTTGTATTGGGATCAAGATGACAACTGGATTTTTACACAAGAAAAGTTTAAGTTTACCAATCCGGAAGACGGTACTATTATGGACGGTGAAGGCATGGATTTTAATCGGGATCTAAGTTTTTTTATTGCCCATAAGACCTATGGTTTAATGACTATTAAAGAAGAGTCTGATGATTAA
- a CDS encoding tetratricopeptide repeat protein: MKTKLYFTAIMLLGFMGVSNAQAQNQECMTNLSIYVEHAKVKNYEAAYTPWKMVYDNCPDINRANFIYGEKILADKIEKSSGAEKDGYVKDMLALYDNSAKYFPKKYSPATVAIDKALFLYDNKMASDSELYDMLGGAFENDAKNFKNPKALYLYFSSLVDLHKAGKKDLQEVFDVYDNVNDKIEEENKKLTDVITKLLPKDSTGTITSKEKRTLKIATTNSTSYGKIAGSVDSKLGALADCDNLIPLYEKSFEEKKGDVNWVKRAVGRMFNKECTDDPLFQKLFEAQLALDPSASAYVYGGTLKMKNGDSKGALADFDKAMSLETDNYKKSNIAYKVAVINKRKGSKSTARKYAQMAINANKANGKAYLLIANLYASSANDCGSSAFEKRAIYWKAADMARQAGRVDPSISSSANQAAQSYAAKAPSKTDIFNSGMAGKTVSFNCWVGGSVKVPNL; the protein is encoded by the coding sequence ATGAAAACGAAACTTTACTTCACGGCGATTATGCTTTTAGGGTTTATGGGAGTAAGTAATGCCCAAGCTCAAAATCAAGAATGTATGACCAACTTATCTATATATGTTGAGCATGCTAAAGTGAAAAATTATGAGGCGGCATATACACCTTGGAAAATGGTTTATGACAACTGTCCTGATATCAATAGGGCTAACTTTATTTATGGCGAAAAAATATTGGCCGATAAAATAGAAAAATCTTCCGGGGCCGAAAAAGACGGCTATGTGAAAGATATGTTGGCTTTGTACGATAATAGCGCTAAGTATTTTCCTAAAAAATACTCGCCAGCAACAGTTGCTATAGACAAGGCTTTGTTTTTGTACGATAATAAGATGGCTTCCGATAGCGAATTGTACGATATGTTAGGTGGGGCTTTCGAAAACGATGCCAAAAACTTCAAGAACCCCAAGGCTCTTTATCTTTACTTTTCTAGTTTGGTAGACTTGCATAAGGCGGGAAAGAAAGATTTGCAAGAGGTTTTTGATGTATACGATAACGTAAACGATAAAATTGAGGAAGAGAACAAAAAGCTTACCGATGTAATTACCAAGTTGCTTCCTAAAGATTCGACCGGAACCATTACATCAAAGGAGAAAAGAACTTTGAAAATCGCTACGACCAACTCTACCTCTTATGGTAAGATTGCCGGTAGTGTAGATTCTAAGCTTGGGGCCTTGGCCGATTGTGACAACCTTATTCCTTTGTACGAAAAGAGTTTCGAAGAGAAGAAGGGTGATGTAAACTGGGTAAAGAGAGCTGTGGGTAGAATGTTCAACAAAGAATGTACTGACGATCCATTGTTCCAGAAATTGTTCGAAGCTCAGTTGGCCTTAGATCCTTCGGCAAGTGCCTACGTTTACGGTGGTACCTTGAAAATGAAGAATGGCGATTCAAAAGGGGCCTTGGCCGATTTTGATAAGGCAATGAGCTTGGAGACCGATAACTATAAAAAATCAAATATCGCTTATAAGGTTGCGGTTATCAACAAAAGAAAAGGTAGTAAGTCTACCGCTAGGAAATATGCCCAAATGGCCATTAACGCCAATAAAGCGAATGGTAAGGCGTATTTGTTGATTGCCAACCTATATGCTTCTAGTGCCAATGATTGTGGTAGTAGTGCTTTTGAAAAGCGTGCTATTTACTGGAAAGCTGCAGATATGGCCCGTCAGGCCGGACGAGTGGATCCATCCATTAGCTCTAGTGCCAATCAGGCTGCCCAAAGCTACGCTGCCAAGGCGCCTTCAAAAACAGACATATTCAACTCGGGTATGGCAGGTAAGACTGTTAGCTTCAACTGTTGGGTTGGGGGTAGTGTAAAAGTACCGAACTTATAG